The DNA segment GCTGGACCACGGTCTGCCGCACCTCCCAGCCGACCACCGCCCGCCGCTGCAGCACCACGTGCTCCCGGACCAGCCAGCCGGAGCGCACCGCGAACGACGTGGGGCCGGTGGCGTGCCCCAGCGCGGCGTACCGGGCCAGGCCGAGCGGCACGCCGAGCGCGGTGAGCACCGCGCCGGCGACCAGCAGCGGCCACCAGCCGGCGGTCACGGTGAGCACGGCCCCGGCGACCAGGACGACGGCGCCGGGCGCGACCGCCCGGCCCAGCCGCCGGCGGCGGGCCGCCGCGGGGTGGCGCTGCAGCGACCCCGGCGAGGGCACCAGCAGGTCGGTGAGCTGCCAGGCGTCCTCCTGCGGGCCCAGCGGCAGCAGCTGGCCCCGCCGGGCGGCGTCACCCAGCCCGGTCACCAGGGCCGTCGCGCGCGCCGCGCCGACCAGCCGCATGCCCAGCCCCTCGCTGACCGCGCAGCCGCGGATCCGGTCGACCTCCAGGTCGGTGTGCCGGCGGGTGAACAGCCCGCGCTCGGCGATCAGCGAGCCGCCGCGGAGCACCAGCCGGAACCGCCAGTTCACGACCGCGCTGCCCAGCACGGCCCCGAGGGCGAGCAGCACGAGCGCACCACCGACGACGGCGACGACGAGCCAGCCGTCGGGGAGGTCCGGGGAGCCGACGAGCTGCCCCGGCCGGGGCACGTACCGGTCCGGGACCTCGTCCAGCAGCCGGAACAGCGCGCCGACCGCGGCCAGGGGGAGCACCAGGTAGCTGCCGACCAGCGGGGAGTACAGCAGCCACCGGTTGCGGAACCGGTGCAGCTCCTCCTCGACGGGCTCCGGCGCGGAGTGCCGCCCGGCCGCCTCGGCCGCCACCACCGCGCGCCGGGAGAGGAGCTGCCCGCGCAGCCGGTCGCCCTCGGTGCGCAGGACGCCGTCGATGACGAGCTCCTCGTCGTTGCCCGCGACCGACCCGGCCGCGGCGTCGATCCGGACCCGCACCAGGCCGAACAGCCGGTGCACGGGCGGCGCCTCGACCTCCACCCCGCGGATCCGGTCGTTGGGCACGGTGCGGACCGAGCGGGACACCAGGCCCCGGGTGAGGACGACGGCGGTGTCCCCGGCGAGGTAGCTGGTCCGCCACCAGGCCAGCGCCGCCCACAGCAGCGACAGCGCGGTGACCCCCACGACCAGCGCCACCACGGTGACCGGGCTGCCCTGCATCCCCCGGCCGGCGATGACGGCGAGCGCCACCGGCACCAGCGAGCGGGCCTGCCGGAAGGTGAGGGTGTGCACCAGCAGGACCCGCGGCGAGGTCCGGCGCGCGGTCGGCCGGGTCACGTCGCCTCGTCCCGGACCTTCTCGGCCCGTCGCGCCACGTGGTCGGCGACGTGCCGGGCGGTGTCGACGTCCAGGTGCGGGATCCGCACGGTGCCCTGCGAGGACGCGGTGAGAACGGCCACGGTGGCCAGCCCGAACAGCTGCTGCAGGAGGCCGCGGGTCACGTCGACGGTCTGCACCCGCGAGATCGGCACCAGCGTCCAGGTGCGGGTCAGCCACCCGGTGAGGGTGTAGATCGCCTCGCCGGTGACCTCCCAGCGGTGCACCCGGAACCGCAGCCGGGGCCGGACGGCGAGGGCGAGCACCGCGTAGACCAGCACGAGCACGGCGCCGGCCCACCGCGCCGGGGCGACCGCCCAGCCGGCGTCCAACGGCACGAGCAGCCAGAAGGCGGCGACCAGCAGGCCGTAGCAGAGCGTGCCGACGGCACCCTGCGCCACCCACAGGGCGATCGCGTTGCGGGAGAGGGACCAGACCGGTTCGCGGACCGGCGTGGGGGCGGACATCGCGACCATCCTGTCAGCGCGAGGGCCGCCGCGACGCGTGCCACCATGGATCGCGTGATGATGCCCCAGCAGGTGCCGACCGTGCCCGCCGCCGAGGTCCCCGACGACGCCGTCGTCCTCGACGTCCGCGAGGACGACGAGTGGGCGGCGGGGCACATCGAGGGGGCGACGCACGTCGCGATGGGCGACGTGCCGTCCCGGCTCGACGAGCTGCCCGAGGGTGACCCGCTGTACGTCACCTGCCGCAGCGGCGGGCGGTCGGCCCGGGTGACCGCCTGGCTCAACCAGAACGGCTACGACGCGGTCAACGTCGGCGGCGGCATGGGGGAGTGGGACGCCTCGGGGCGGCCGATGGTCAGCGAGACCGGCCGTCCCCCGTACGTCGTATAAGGACCCCCCACGGCCCCGTCCCGAGGCTCGCCCCGAGCTCGCGAGGGGTGAGGAGGACGGGGTCCTTCATCAGTCCCGGGAGTACTCGGCGAAGCGGGTGCGCAGGTCCTTCTTGGAGAACTTGCCCACGCTGGTCTTGGGCACCTCGTCGATGAACTCGACGGCGTCGGGCATCCACCACTTGGCCACCAGCGGCGCGAGGTGGTCGAGGATGTCCTGCTCGGTCGCGGTCTCGCCCGGCTTGAGCACGACGCAGGCCAGCGGCCGCTCGTCCCACTTGGGGTGCGGGATGCCGACGACGGCGGCCTCCTTCACCGCCGGGTGGCTCATGATCGCGTTCTCCAGGTCCACCGAGGAGATCCACTCCCCGCCGGACTTGATGAGGTCCTTGGTGCGGTCGGCGATCCGGATGTTGCCGTCGGGAGCCATCGCGGCGACGTCCCCGGTCTTCATCCACCCGTCGGAGGTCAGCAGCTCGACCCCGGCGTCGGGGTTGTAGTAGGCGGCGGCGCACCACGGCCCGCGCACCTGCAGCTCACCGGTCGCCTTGTCGTCCCAGGGCTGCTCCTCGAGGGTGTCGGCGTCGACGATCCGCGCCTCCACGCCCAGGAACGGGATGCCGGCGCGGGCCCGCTGGGCGGCCTTGGTCGCGTCGTCGGCGTCGTCGAAGGCGCGCGACAGCACGCCCGAGGAGGCGACCGGGTGGGTCTCGGTCATGCCCCACGCCTGCAGGATCGGCAGCCCGACCTGCTCGCGGTAGGCCTCCGACAGCGCCTTGGGCACCGCCGAGCCACCGCAGCCGATCTCCCGGAGCTTGTGCGGGCGCCCGGCCAGGTGCGGCAGCACGCCCTGCCAGATGGTGGGCACGCCGGCGGTGAAGGTGACGCCCTCCTCGACGATCAGGTCGGCGAGCGCCTTGGGCTGCATCATCGAGCCGGGCATGACCATCGCCGCCCCGGCGGCCGGTCCGGCGTGCGCGATGCCCCAGGCGTTGGCGTGGAACATCGGCACGACCGGCATCGCGGCGTCCCGGACACCCAGACCGAAGGCGTTGGGCGAGATGACGCCCATCGTGTGCAGGTAGGTCGACCGGTGCGAGTAGACGACGCCCTTGGGGTTGCCGGTCGTGCCGCTCGTATAGCACATGTAGGCGGCGGAGCCCTCGTCGGTGACGTGGAAGTCGACCGGTGCGGCGTCGGCCAGCAGCGTCTCGTAGTCGAGCACCCGCGGGTCGTCGGGCACCTCGTTGTCGCCGCCGTCGTCCATCACGACCACGTGCCGGATGGTGGTCATGGTGTCGATCAGCGGCCACAGCAGCGGCAGCACGGTGCGGTCGACGAAGACGACCTCGTCCTCGGCGTGGTTGGCGATGTAGGTCAGCTGCTCGGGGAACAGCCGGATGTTGAGCGTGTGCACCACCCGGCCGCTGCACGGCCCGGCGAAGTACAGCTCCAGGTGCCGCTGGCTGTTCCAGCCGAAGGTGCCGATCCGGCCGTCGGCGCTGATGCCCAGGGTGTCGAAGACGCCCCCGAGCCGGCGGGTCCGCTGCGCCCACTCGGCGTAGGTGGACCGGGTCCGGCCAGCCGGGCCGTCGGTGACGATCGCGACGTCGCCGTGGTGCTGCTCGGCGTGCCGGAAGATCGTGTCGATGGTCAGGGGGACGTCCTGCATCAGCCCGCGCATGGCCGCATGGTGCCAGTGACCGCGCTCACGTTCCACCCGTCCCGGCATCCCCGGGGACCGGACCGGTTCCGCTCCGCCGTCGACAGCTCACCCGATGGAGTGGTGCACGACCGGTCGTCCGCCCGGGCCTCCCGCTGATGAACGGGCCGTTACGCGACCGTGACGATCCATCTCGGTCACAGGGGTTGACGGCACAGGGTTGTTAGCGTTCACACTGTGTCGCTCGCACAGATGCGGGCCTGCGCCCTCTGGCGGCAGATGTCTCGAAGGAGAGATGTGGCAGTGAACAAGAAGCTGGGGCTGACCGCCCTGGGCGCCGCACTGGCAGTCGGCCTCACGGCCTGTGGTGGCAGTGGCGCCGGCGGCGGCTCGAACGACACCGCGAGCAGCGACCCTGCGGACCTGACGATCGGCGTCTCGATGCCGACGCAGACCTCCGAGCGCTGGATCGCCGACGGCGAGGCCGTGCAGAGCCAGCTGGAGGACGCCGGCTACGAGGTCGACCTCCAGTTCGCGAACGACGACATCCCGACCCAGGGTCAGCAGATCGACCAGATGATCACCGAGGGCGCCGACCTGCTGGTCGTCGCCGCGATCGACGGCACCGCGCTGAGCAGCCAGCTGCAGGCCGCTGCCGACGCGGACATCCCGGTCATCAGCTACGACCGCCTGATCCGCGACACCGAGAACGTCGACTTCTACGTGAGCTTCGACAACTACAAGGTCGGCGTCGCGCAGGGCACCGCGCTCCTGGTGGGCCTGGGCATCCTGAACAAGGACGGCTCGCAGGGCACCGCCACCGGGCCGTTCAACATCGAGCTGTTCGCCGGCTCGCTGGACGACAACAACGCCGCCTTCTTCTTCAACGGCGCGTTCGACACCCTCAAGCCCTTCATCGACGACGGCACCCTCGTCGTGAAGTCGGGCCAGACGAGCATCGAGCAGGCCGCCACCCTGCGCTGGGCGCAGGAGACGGCCCAGAAGCGCATGGAGGACCTCCTCACCGGCAGCTACAACGACGGCACCAAGGTCAACGGCGTGCTCTCGCCCTACGACGGCATCTCGCGCGGCATCATCACCGCCCTGCAGAACGCCGGCTACGGCCCGAACCTGACCTCGACCCCGACCCCGCTGCCGGTGGTCACCGGTCAGGACGCCGAGATCGCCTCGGTCAAGCTGATCAACGACGGTGTCCAGAGCTCCACGATCTTCAAGGACACCCGCACCCTCGCCGCCCAGGCCGTCACCGCGGCCCAGGCGTTCCTCGAGGGCAACGAGCCCGAGGCCAACGACACCGAGACCTACGACAACGGTGTCAAGGTCGTCCCCTCGTACCTGCTGCCCATCGAGACGGTCTACAAGGACGACATCCAGTCGGTCCTGATCGACTCCGGTTACTGGACGGCCGACGAGGTCGCCAAGGGCCAGGCCGGCTGACCCACCGCACCACGGACCCGGCCGGGCTCGGCAGCACGACTGCCGAGCCCGGCCGGTACCACCTCCCGAGCCTGCCCCTCCGGACAGATCGGGACAGCCCGGGAGCCGGGCACCCGAACAAGGGCCGGGTGGCGCACACTCGGTCCGTCATCCCCCAGAGAGGCAAGGACGACGGCGTCCATGGACGACTACATCCTGGAGATGCGCTCCATCACCAAGACGTTCCCCGGCGTGAAGGCGCTGTCGGACGTGTCACTCGCGGTGCGGCGCGGCGACGTCCACGCCATCTGCGGTGAGAACGGCGCCGGCAAGTCGACGCTGATGAAGGTCCTGTCCGGGGTCTACCCGGCCGGCTCGTACGACGGCGAGATCGTCTACGACGGCGAGGTGCAGAAGTTCGGCAGCATCCGCGACAGCGAGCACCAGGGCATCGTGATCATCCACCAGGAGCTCGCGCTGGTGCCCTACCTGTCCATCGCGGAGAACATCTTCCTGGGCAACGAGCGCAAGGGCCGCAACGGCCTGATCGACTGGAACAAGGCCAACGCCGAGGCTGCCGCGCTGCTCGCCGAGGTCGGCCTGACGGAGAACCCGGTCACCCCGGTCGGCACCCTCGGCGTGGGCAAGCAGCAGCTGGTCGAGATCGCCAAGGCGATCTCCAAGGACGTGAAGCTGCTCATCCTCGACGAGCCGACCGCGGCGCTGAACGACACCGACTCCGCGCACCTGCTGGACCTGCTGCGGCGCTTCCGCGACCGGGGCATCACCTCGATCATCATCTCGCACAAGCTGAACGAGATCGTGGCGATCGCGCAGCACACCACGATCATCCGCGACGGGAAGACCGTGGAGACGCTCGACATGAGCGCCCCGGACGTCGACACCGACCGGATCATCCGCGGCATGGTCGGCCGCGACCTGGAGTCCTACTACCCCGACCGCGAGTCGCACCCCGGCGAGGAGGTGCTGCGCGTCGAGGGCTGGACCGTCCGGCACCCCACCCAGGACCGGCTCGTCGTGGACCACGCCGACTTCAACGTGCGGGCCGGTGAGGTCATCGGCATCGCCGGCCTCATGGGCGCCGGGCGCACCGAGCTGGCGATGAGCATCTTCGGGCGCTCCTACGGGCGCTACGAGGAGGGCCGCGTGTTCGTGCACGGCCGCGAGGTCAAGGCCCGCAGCGTCTCCGAGGCCATCGACCACGGCATCGCCTACGCCACCGAGGACCGCAAGAAGTACGGCCTCAACCTCATCGAGGACATCCGGCGCAACGTCTCCGCGGCCGCCCTGTCCAAGCTCTCCACCCGGGGCTGGGTCAACGGCAACGAGGAGACCAAGATCGCCGAGGACAGCCGGCGCGACATGAACATCAAGGCGCCGAGCGTCTCGTCCATCGTCGGCAAGCTCTCGGGCGGCAACCAGCAGAAGGTCGTGCTGTCCAAGTGGCTGTTCACCGACCCGGACGTGCTGATCCTCGACGAGCCGACCCGGGGCATCGACGTGGGCGCCAAGTACGAGATCTACACGATCATCAACAAGCTGGTGGCGGCCGGCAAGGCCGTCATCGTCATCTCGTCCGAGCTGCCCGAGCTGCTCGGCATCTGTGACCGCATCTACACGCTCTCGGCCGGGCGCATCACCGGCGAGCAGCCGGTTCGTGAGGCCACCCAGGAGAGCCTCATGAAGCTGATGACCAAGGAGAGGGAGCTCGCAGCATGACCAGGACCGTGGGGCCACAGCCCGGGGCATCACCGGAGACCAACCAGACCCCGGCGGAGGTCGCCGACGCGCAGGCCCAGGCCACCAAGGTCGGCACCAGCGACATCCGCGAGCTGCTCACCCGCAACCTCCGGCAGAGCGGCATCTACATCGCGTTCTTCGTCGTGGTGGTGCTGTTCGCCATCCTGACCGGCGGCACGTCGCTCAGCCCGGGCAACATCACCAACATCGTCCTCCAGTACTCCTACGTGCTGGTGCTGGCGATCGGCATGGTCATCGTCATCATCGCCGGCCACATCGACCTGTCGGTGGGCTCGGTCGTCGCGCTGACCGGTGCCACCTCCGCCGTCCTGGTCATCCGGCAGGGCGCGCCGTGGTGGGTCGGCATGCTCGCGGCGATCGCCGTCGGCCTCCTGGTCGGCGTCTGGCAGGGCTTCTGGGTCGCCTACGTCGGGATCCCGGCGTTCATCGTGACCCTGGCCGGCATGCTCATCTTCCGCGGGCTGACGCTGCAGGTGCTGGACAACATCTCGCTGTCGCCGTTCACCCCGGAGTACCAGAAGGTCTCCAGCGGCTTCCTCAACGGCCTGCTCGGCGGCAACGGCTACGACGCCTTCACGCTGCTCATCGGTGCGCTCGCGGTGGCCGGCTACGCGGTCAGCGGCTTCCGCACCCGGGTGGCGCGGATCCGCTACAAGCAGCCGGTGGAGAGCTTCCCGCTCTTCGTCGCCCGGGTCGTCGTCGTCGCCGCCGTGGTCATGTACTTCGCCTGGCAGCTGGCCCACGCCCGCGGCCTGCCGATCGTGCTGATCATCCTGGGTGTGCTGATCACCGTCTACGGCATGATCACCAAGCGCTCGGTCTTCGGGCGCCAGGTGTACGCCATCGGCGGCAACCTGGCGGCGGCCACGCTGTCCGGTGTCAAGGTCCGGATGGTCAACTTCTGGATCTTCGTCAACATGGGCTTCCTGGCGGCGGTCGCGGGGATCATCTACTCCTCGCGCTCCAACGGTGCGCAGCCGGCGGCCGGGCAGAACTTCGAGCTCGACGCCATCGCGGCCGCCTTCATCGGTGGCGCCGCCGTCACCGGTGGTGTCGGCACGGTGGCCGGCGCGATGGTCGGTGGTCTGCTCGTCGCCGTCCTGAGCAACGGCATGCAGCTGCAGGGCGTCGACCAGTCGATCCAGTCGGTCATCAAGGGCCTCATCCTGCTGCTCGCCGTCGCCTTCGACGTCTACAACAAGCGGCGGGCCGGCTCCTCCCGCTGACGGTCCGCAGGACCACCGACGGGGGGCGGCAACGTGGCCGCCCCCATGAAGGAGGCGACCGTGCTGCCCGAGGGGGCGCCGCGAGCGTTGGGCATGTCGGACGTCGCGGCTCGGGCCGGCGTCTCGCACCAGACCGTGTCCCGGGTCGTCAACGGCCACCCGAACGTCGCCGCGAGCACCCGGGAACGCGTGCTCCGGGCCATCGCCGAGCTGGGCTACCGGCCCAACGCGGCGGCCCGGGCGCTGGTCACCGGGTCGTCGCGGACGATCGGCCTGGTCACCTCGCACATCAACCAGTACGGCCCGGCGCAGACCCTGCTCGGGCTCGAGCAGGCCGCCCGGGCGGCCGGCTACTCGCTGAGCGTCGCGATCCTCGACGACGACAGCGAGCGGGCGATGCGCGAGGCGGTCGACCGGTTCGTCGCGCAGTCGGTCGACGCGGTGGTGGCGCTGTCCACCTACGGCCAGGCCGTCGACGCGCTGCGCCGGTTCACCGCGCCGGTGCCGCTGATCGCGGTCCAGGTGGGCCGGGGTGAGCAGCACCCGACCGTCTGGGTCGACCAGGAGCTGGGTGCCGAGCTCGCCGTCCGGCACCTGCTCGACCTCGGCCACCGCACCGTCCACCACGTCACCGGTCCGGTCGACTCGCTGGAGGCGCGGGGCCGGGTGCGGGGCTGGCGCCGGGCGCTGATCGAGGCCGGGGCGCCGGTGCCCGAGCCGGTCGAGGGCGACTGGATGGCCTCGGCCGGGTACGCCGCCGGCCGCCGGCTGGCCGGGCTCCGCCGGCAGGGCGCGGACGTCACCGCGGTCTTCCTCGCCAACGACCAGATGGCCCTCGGGCTGCTGAACGCGCTGACCGAGGAGGGCGTGCACGTGCCGCGGGACATCAGCGTGGTCGGCTTCGACGACGTCCCGGAGGCCGCGTACTACTCCCCGCCGCTCACCACGGTCCGGCAGGACTTCGCCGAGCTGGGTCGCCGCGGGGTCCAGCTGGTGCTGTGCCGGCTGCACGGCGAGGACCTGCAACCCGATCCGGTGGTGCCGCAGCTGGTCGTGCGACGCTCCACCGGCCCGGTTTGACCGCTGCTGTTGTTAACGCTAACAATCATCCCCCGCCGCGTCCCGCGGCCGACGGTCCGCTGGGACCAGCCTCTCGGCGGGAGCCGGGGAAGGAGCTCCTGACATGACGACGGACGCCGCCACGGCGATCACCGCGGGTCGCACGGCCCTCGGCATCGAGCTCGGGTCGACCCGGATCAAGGCGGTGCTGATCGGTCCCGACCACGCACCGCTCGCCGTCGGGAGCCACGACTGGGAGAACCAGCTCGTCGACCGGCTGTGGACCTACTCGTTGGACACCGTGTGGTCCGGGCTGCAGCGCAGCGTCGCGGCCCTGGCCGAGGACGTGCGGCGACGCCACGGCGTCGAGCTCGCCGGGGTCGGCGCACTCGGCGTCTCGGCGATGATGCACGGCTACCTCGCGTTCGACGCCGACGGCGGGCTGCTGACGCCGTTCCGCACCTGGCGCAACACGAACACCGGCCGCGCGGTGGAGCGGCTGAGCGCCGAGCTCGGCCAGAACATCCCGCACCGGTGGAGCGTGGCGCACCTCTACCAGGCGGTGCTCGACGGCGAGGAGCACGTCGGCCGGATCGACCACCTGACGACCCTGGCCGGCTACGTGCACTGGCAGCTCACCGGCCGCAAGGTGCTCGGCATCGGCGACGCCAGCGGCATGTTCCCGATCGCCGCGGGCACCGCTGGGTACGACACCGCGATGCTCGCCCGGTTCGACCAGCTGGCCGCCGAGGCGGGGGCCGAGCTGGAGCTCGCCGCGCTGCTGCCGGCCGTCGCCGTCGCCGGGGAGCCGGCCGGCACGCTCACCGAGGCCGGCGCACGGCTGCTCGACCCCACCGGGTGGCTGCAGCCCGGCGTCCCGCTCTGCCCCCCGGAGGGCGACGCGGGCACCGGGATGGTGGCCACCAACTCGGTCGCCCCGCGCACCGGCAACGTCTCGGCCGGCACCTCGATCTTCGCCATGGTCGTGCTCGAGCGGGAGCTGTCCCGGGCGCACCGCGAGCTGGACCTGGTGACCACGCCGGCCGGTGACCCGGTGGCGATGGTGCACTGCAACAACGGCGCCAGCGAGCTCGACGCCTGGGCCGGGCTGTTCGGCCAGTTCGCCCGCGCGCTGGGCGCCGAGGCCGACTCCGCGACGGTGTTCCGGACGTTGTTCACCGCCGCGCTCGACGGGGCCGGCGACGGCGGCGGGATGCTCGCCTACAACTACCTCTCCGGCGAGCCGATCACCAAGCTCGAGGAGGGCCGCCCGCTCTTCCTCCGGTCCCCGGACAGCCCGCTGGACCTCGGCTCGTTCATGCGCACGCACCTGTACTCCTCGCTGGCCACCCTGCGCATCGGCATGGACGTGCTGCAGAAGGCCGAGGGCGTGCGGCTGGACCGGATGTTCGCCCACGGCGGCCTGTTCAAGACCGAGGGCGTGGCGCAGCGGTTCCTCGCCGCCGCGATCGACACCCCGGTCTCGGTCGGCGACGTCGCTGCCGAGGGAGGCGCCTGGGGGATCGCCGTGCTGGCCGCCTTCGCCGCCGGGCGCTCGCCGGAGCAGGGCCTGGCCGACTACCTCGACGGCACGGTCTTCACCGACGCGAGCCTGCAGACCGCCGAACCCGACCCCGCCGACGTCGCGGGCTTCGACGCCTTCATGCAGCGGTACCTCGCCGGCCTCCCGGTCGAGCGGGCCGCCGTGGAGCACGTGGCCGTCGGTGCCCCGACCACCCCCGAGAGCCAGGAGCAGCCGGCATGACCGCCCCGACCGAGAACGGCACGCACCGTGAGCAGCGCGAGCACGTCGCGGCGCTGCACGCCTACCTGACCCGCTACGAGCTGGTCACCTGGACCTCGGGCAACGTCTCCGAGCGGGTGCCCGGCGAGGACCTGTTCGTCATCAAGGGCAGCGGGGTCGAGTACGACCAGCTGACCTGGGAGGGCATCACCGTCTGCGACCTCGACGGCAACCCGCTCGACGGCGTCCGGGCACCGTCGTCCGACACCGCCGCGCACGCCTACGTCTACCGGCACATGCCCGAGGTGAACGGCCAGGTGCACACGCACAGCACCTACGCCGCGGCCTGGGCGGCGCGGCACGAGGAGATCCCCTGCGTGCTCACGGCGATGGCCGACGAGTTCGGTGGGCCGATCCCGGTGGGGCCGTTCGCGCTGATCGGCGACGACTCCATCGGCCAGGGCATCGTCGCGACGCTGCAGGGGCACCGCTCGCCGGCGGTGCTGATGAAGAACCACGGCGTGTTCACCATCGGGCCCTCGGCCAAGGCCGCGGTCAAGGCCGCCGTCATGACCGAGGACGTCGCCCGGA comes from the Modestobacter italicus genome and includes:
- a CDS encoding L-ribulose-5-phosphate 4-epimerase, producing MTAPTENGTHREQREHVAALHAYLTRYELVTWTSGNVSERVPGEDLFVIKGSGVEYDQLTWEGITVCDLDGNPLDGVRAPSSDTAAHAYVYRHMPEVNGQVHTHSTYAAAWAARHEEIPCVLTAMADEFGGPIPVGPFALIGDDSIGQGIVATLQGHRSPAVLMKNHGVFTIGPSAKAAVKAAVMTEDVARTVHLSRQLGEPVPIAQADIDSLYARYQNVYGQR